In Nocardioides sp. InS609-2, a single genomic region encodes these proteins:
- a CDS encoding IS1380 family transposase, which yields MEGTLQVKRSSWSRGLSVTGGGVGVVAHAGSVGLRLVGDRTGLTGQLSKALARRSFTPAHDRGRVLVDVAVMIADGGEAIADIEVLRHQEPVLGAVASQATVWRALDEISPGQVKKIAVARARTRRHVWALMNASPEGFPASKVAGTDLGEVVVLDVDATVVITHSEKELASATFKRTFGYHPIGVWCDNTGEFLAATLRTGKAGSNTATDHIEVLTAAIAQVPAAQRKNLLIRSDGAGASHKLLAWLTEQGRVRGRRLEYSVGYAVTEKIREAIKVVPKHVWTPASDADGGVREGGDVAELTDLLDLTAWPPGMRLIVRRERPHPGAQLSLFEEADGWRYQVIATNTTTGQLAFLEARHRAHARVEDRIRIAKDTGLGRFPSREFAINQAWLTATMIAADLTAWTRLLAFTGEAAVLAGCEPKALRYRLLHAPARLVHTGRRRQLRIPDTWPWAAAIVATFANIAAIPPPA from the coding sequence CTGGAAGGCACTCTGCAGGTGAAGCGTAGTTCGTGGTCGAGGGGTCTGTCAGTAACTGGGGGCGGTGTCGGCGTGGTGGCCCACGCGGGAAGCGTCGGGCTGCGTCTCGTAGGTGATCGGACCGGGCTGACTGGACAGCTCTCGAAGGCCCTGGCACGACGTTCGTTCACCCCTGCCCATGACCGCGGCCGGGTCCTGGTCGATGTCGCGGTGATGATCGCCGACGGCGGTGAAGCGATCGCTGACATCGAGGTCCTGCGCCACCAGGAACCCGTGCTCGGTGCGGTGGCCTCGCAGGCCACGGTCTGGCGGGCTTTGGATGAGATCAGCCCCGGGCAGGTCAAGAAAATCGCCGTGGCCAGAGCCAGGACACGGCGCCACGTCTGGGCACTCATGAACGCCTCACCCGAAGGGTTCCCTGCCTCGAAGGTCGCCGGCACCGACCTCGGTGAGGTGGTCGTGCTCGATGTCGATGCCACGGTCGTGATCACCCACTCCGAGAAAGAGTTGGCATCGGCGACGTTCAAGCGGACGTTCGGGTACCACCCGATCGGGGTGTGGTGCGACAACACAGGCGAGTTCCTCGCCGCCACGTTGCGGACCGGGAAGGCGGGGTCGAACACCGCGACCGATCACATCGAAGTCCTCACCGCGGCAATCGCCCAGGTCCCCGCCGCACAACGCAAGAACCTGCTGATCCGCAGCGATGGCGCGGGTGCCTCCCACAAGCTCCTGGCCTGGCTCACCGAACAAGGCCGCGTGCGGGGACGTCGCTTGGAGTACAGCGTCGGCTACGCAGTCACCGAGAAGATCCGCGAAGCCATCAAGGTCGTCCCCAAGCACGTGTGGACACCCGCGTCCGATGCTGATGGTGGGGTCCGCGAAGGTGGTGACGTCGCCGAGCTCACCGACCTCCTTGACCTGACGGCATGGCCGCCCGGGATGCGGCTCATCGTGCGCCGCGAACGACCCCACCCCGGTGCGCAGCTGTCGCTGTTCGAAGAAGCCGACGGGTGGCGCTACCAAGTGATCGCGACCAACACCACCACCGGACAGCTGGCGTTCCTCGAAGCCCGTCACCGTGCTCACGCCCGCGTCGAGGACCGGATCCGGATCGCCAAGGACACCGGCCTGGGCAGATTCCCCTCACGTGAGTTCGCGATCAACCAGGCCTGGCTGACAGCGACCATGATCGCTGCCGACCTCACCGCCTGGACCAGACTTCTGGCCTTCACCGGCGAGGCTGCTGTGCTCGCCGGCTGTGAGCCGAAAGCGTTGCGCTACCGACTCCTGCACGCACCAGCACGCCTGGTCCACACCGGGCGCCGGCGACAACTCCGGATCCCCGACACCTGGCCCTGGGCGGCAGCGATCGTCGCGACATTCGCCAACATCGCAGCGATCCCACCACCAGCCTGA
- a CDS encoding ABC transporter ATP-binding protein: MTALHVTGLTASYAAQPVLRGVDLDVAGGVTAMLGSSGCGKTTLLRVIAGFHSPDSGTVAIGGKVVAGRGRPVAPRHRGIGYVPQEGALFPHLSVADNITFGLPRRDPVRPARLAEMLELVELPRELAQRYPHELSGGQQQRVALARALAPRPTLVLLDEPFASLDAGLREETGRAVVRAVRASGAAGVLVTHDQGEALSLADQVAVMADGAFVQIGTPADVYLSPEDAGVAAFVGHATLIDGTLGADGHATCALGSVQVRGQVTPGRVRLALRAEQVQPTPANGGAVGEVEDVSFFGHDATIRVRLTSGERITARTSADAIPTPGDRVDLRVVGDVLAFSGAAS; the protein is encoded by the coding sequence ATGACCGCGCTGCACGTGACCGGACTGACCGCGTCGTACGCCGCCCAGCCGGTGCTCCGCGGCGTCGACCTCGACGTCGCCGGCGGCGTCACCGCGATGCTCGGGTCGTCGGGATGTGGCAAGACCACGCTGCTGCGCGTGATCGCGGGCTTCCACTCCCCCGACTCGGGCACGGTCGCGATCGGCGGCAAGGTCGTCGCCGGGCGGGGCCGACCGGTGGCGCCGCGGCACCGTGGCATCGGCTACGTGCCGCAGGAAGGGGCCCTCTTCCCGCACCTCTCGGTGGCGGACAACATCACCTTCGGGCTGCCCCGCCGCGATCCCGTCCGACCGGCGCGGCTGGCCGAGATGCTCGAGCTCGTCGAGCTGCCCCGTGAGCTCGCCCAGCGCTACCCGCACGAGCTGTCGGGGGGTCAGCAGCAACGCGTCGCGCTGGCCCGCGCGCTCGCACCGAGGCCGACGCTGGTGCTGCTCGACGAGCCGTTCGCCTCACTCGACGCAGGGTTGCGCGAGGAGACCGGCCGGGCCGTCGTGCGCGCGGTCCGCGCCAGCGGTGCGGCGGGTGTGCTGGTCACCCACGACCAGGGTGAGGCGTTGTCACTGGCCGACCAGGTCGCCGTGATGGCCGACGGGGCGTTCGTGCAGATCGGCACGCCGGCCGACGTCTACCTCTCCCCCGAAGACGCCGGAGTGGCCGCGTTTGTCGGCCATGCCACCCTCATCGACGGCACGCTCGGGGCCGACGGTCACGCCACGTGCGCCCTCGGCTCGGTGCAGGTTCGTGGCCAGGTCACACCAGGACGCGTCCGGCTCGCGCTGCGGGCCGAGCAGGTGCAGCCAACGCCCGCCAACGGCGGCGCCGTCGGCGAGGTCGAGGACGTCAGCTTCTTCGGCCACGACGCAACGATCCGGGTCCGACTGACGTCCGGCGAACGCATCACGGCGCGTACGTCCGCCGACGCGATCCCGACCCCCGGCGACCGGGTCGACCTGAGGGTCGTGGGTGACGTGCTGGCGTTCTCGGGGGCAGCGTCATGA
- a CDS encoding iron ABC transporter permease, translating to MSLLPLGYVVFSTAELGWSAAIEFLVRPRIGELLWNTSRLLVAGVVVSALLGVGGAWLVERTDVPGRGWWHGILCAPLAIPAFVNGYGWVSTTHAVQSFGGAVVVVSLSYYPLVYLPTVAALRRLDPGLEDVAAALGHGAVRRFVGVVLPTISPAVLGGALLVGLHLLAEYGALQLLNYPTLTTAILEQYGTAFNGPAATLLAGVLVLFCLALLALELLVRGRRRHWRVGSGTARTLQPIALGRHATWVFATLSALALLALAVPLVSLARWLVRGSSTALDVGELVEAASTTVGLAVAGGLLATLAALPVAWLAVRHPGWLGTLVERSTYTTGAMPGIVVALALVTVSIRGVPFLYQTLPLLVLGYAILFLPRAVVSVRSSLELAPPVLEDVARSLGCSGPRAAARVTLPVILPGLGASVALVALAVSTELTATLLLSPIGTSTLSTKFWSDASSVAYGAAAPYALALIVLSIPATWLLSRITVGGRR from the coding sequence GTGAGCCTGCTCCCGCTCGGCTACGTCGTCTTCTCGACCGCCGAGCTGGGCTGGTCTGCTGCCATCGAGTTCCTGGTGCGGCCGCGCATCGGCGAGCTGCTCTGGAACACCTCCCGGCTCCTCGTCGCTGGTGTCGTCGTCAGTGCCCTGCTCGGCGTCGGCGGTGCCTGGCTGGTCGAGCGCACCGACGTACCCGGGCGAGGCTGGTGGCACGGCATCCTCTGCGCACCGCTCGCCATCCCGGCATTCGTCAACGGCTACGGCTGGGTCTCCACCACGCATGCGGTGCAGAGCTTCGGCGGCGCCGTGGTGGTCGTCAGCCTGTCCTACTACCCGCTCGTCTACCTGCCGACCGTGGCGGCGCTGCGCCGGCTCGACCCGGGTCTCGAGGACGTCGCCGCGGCGCTCGGGCACGGCGCCGTACGCCGCTTCGTGGGCGTCGTGCTCCCGACCATCAGCCCGGCTGTGCTGGGTGGCGCGCTGCTCGTCGGCCTGCACCTCCTGGCCGAGTACGGCGCCCTGCAGCTGCTCAACTACCCGACCCTGACCACGGCGATCCTCGAGCAGTACGGCACCGCTTTCAACGGGCCGGCCGCGACCCTGCTTGCCGGCGTACTCGTGCTGTTCTGCCTGGCGCTGCTGGCACTCGAGCTGCTGGTACGCGGCCGGCGGCGGCACTGGCGCGTCGGCTCGGGCACCGCCCGCACCCTGCAGCCGATCGCCCTTGGCCGTCATGCGACGTGGGTGTTCGCGACGCTCTCGGCGCTCGCGTTGCTCGCCCTGGCCGTGCCGCTGGTGAGCCTGGCCCGCTGGCTGGTGCGTGGGTCGTCGACGGCACTCGACGTCGGCGAGCTGGTCGAAGCTGCGTCGACCACCGTGGGCCTGGCCGTGGCCGGCGGGCTGCTCGCCACCCTCGCTGCCCTGCCGGTCGCGTGGCTGGCCGTACGCCACCCGGGGTGGCTGGGCACGCTCGTCGAGCGCAGCACCTACACGACCGGTGCGATGCCGGGCATCGTCGTGGCCCTCGCGCTCGTCACGGTGTCGATCCGCGGTGTGCCGTTCCTCTACCAGACCCTGCCGTTGCTGGTCCTCGGGTACGCCATCCTCTTCCTCCCGCGTGCGGTCGTGAGCGTGCGCTCGAGCCTGGAGCTGGCCCCACCCGTCCTGGAGGACGTCGCCCGGTCGCTCGGGTGCAGCGGCCCCCGCGCCGCCGCACGCGTCACCCTGCCGGTGATCCTGCCCGGACTCGGCGCCTCGGTCGCTCTGGTGGCGCTGGCCGTGTCGACCGAGCTCACCGCGACCCTGCTGCTCTCGCCGATCGGCACCTCAACGCTCTCCACGAAGTTCTGGTCCGACGCGTCGTCCGTGGCGTACGGCGCGGCCGCGCCGTACGCATTGGCGCTGATCGTGCTGTCCATCCCGGCCACCTGGCTGCTGAGCCGCATCACCGTCGGAGGTCGTCGATGA
- a CDS encoding iron ABC transporter substrate-binding protein, which yields MLRALSLSCLGLTLAMTGGLLSGCGLGGPSIVVYNAQHEQLIEELAPAFTEETGIDVELRNGKDLELAAQLVQEGDKSPADVFLTENSPAMSRVESEGMFSKLPADLVAPIPAQYRPTSGLWTGFVARSTVLAYNTDLVGESELPGSIMDLADPEWAGRISLSPTGADFQAIVAAILELEGEDATRAWLEGIKANGTVYDGNNVVLESVNSGESEVGIIYHYYWDRDQAESGDVSDDSALYFFGNQDPGAFVSVSGAGVLASSDKQSDAQKFVEFLVSETGQQGLADSYALEYPLNPAVSLPEPVKPFSELAPPAVNVSDLDSDRVVDMMTEVGFL from the coding sequence ATGTTGCGCGCGCTCTCCTTGTCCTGCCTCGGTCTGACCCTCGCGATGACCGGTGGTCTGCTGTCCGGTTGTGGCCTCGGCGGACCCTCGATCGTGGTCTACAACGCCCAGCACGAGCAGCTGATCGAAGAACTCGCGCCGGCGTTCACCGAGGAGACCGGCATCGACGTCGAGCTGCGAAACGGCAAGGACCTCGAACTGGCCGCGCAGCTGGTCCAAGAGGGCGACAAGTCGCCGGCCGACGTGTTCCTCACCGAGAACTCCCCCGCCATGTCGCGGGTCGAGTCCGAGGGCATGTTCTCGAAGCTGCCGGCCGACCTGGTCGCCCCGATCCCCGCGCAGTACCGCCCCACCAGCGGCCTGTGGACCGGCTTCGTGGCCCGCTCGACGGTGCTCGCCTACAACACCGACCTGGTCGGGGAGTCGGAGCTGCCGGGGTCGATCATGGATCTCGCCGACCCCGAGTGGGCCGGCCGCATCTCGCTCTCGCCGACCGGCGCCGACTTCCAGGCGATCGTCGCCGCGATCCTGGAGCTCGAGGGTGAGGACGCGACCCGGGCCTGGCTCGAGGGCATCAAGGCCAACGGCACGGTGTACGACGGCAACAACGTGGTGCTCGAGTCGGTCAACTCCGGCGAGTCCGAGGTCGGGATCATCTACCACTACTACTGGGACCGCGACCAAGCGGAGTCCGGCGACGTCAGCGACGACAGCGCCCTGTACTTCTTCGGCAACCAGGACCCCGGCGCGTTCGTCAGCGTCTCCGGCGCCGGCGTACTCGCCTCGAGCGACAAGCAGTCGGATGCGCAGAAGTTCGTCGAGTTCCTGGTCAGCGAGACCGGGCAGCAGGGCCTCGCCGACAGCTATGCGCTGGAGTACCCGCTCAATCCGGCCGTGTCGCTGCCCGAGCCCGTCAAGCCGTTCAGCGAGCTGGCGCCGCCGGCAGTCAACGTCTCCGACCTCGACAGCGATCGGGTCGTCGACATGATGACCGAGGTCGGGTTCCTCTGA